From one Prochlorococcus marinus str. MIT 0912 genomic stretch:
- a CDS encoding lysophospholipid acyltransferase family protein, with translation MELFRVFRGVEKIPKNRPRQSFVYACVSYLLVFPIFRFLFRGQAIGISNLPKTGGVVVVSNHGSHLDPPILGHALGRPVAFMAKSELFKVPILSFIISACGAYPVKRGAGDREAIRNASNRLSEGWATGVFLDGTRQENGRVNDPKAGAALLAARTGSPILPVAIVNSHRAFPKGSVLPRFVSIHLRLGELIQPPKTKKREDLSSTTKEIQISINSMLDQGLIQNI, from the coding sequence TTGGAACTATTTAGAGTTTTTAGGGGAGTTGAAAAAATCCCAAAAAATAGACCTCGACAAAGTTTTGTTTATGCTTGTGTCAGTTATTTATTAGTTTTTCCGATCTTTCGTTTTTTGTTTAGGGGCCAAGCAATAGGTATTTCGAATTTACCCAAGACAGGAGGAGTCGTCGTTGTTTCTAATCATGGTTCCCATTTAGACCCACCGATTTTGGGCCATGCTTTGGGTAGACCAGTAGCTTTCATGGCCAAATCTGAACTCTTCAAGGTGCCCATATTGTCATTTATAATTTCTGCCTGTGGGGCCTATCCAGTTAAGAGGGGAGCTGGAGATAGAGAGGCAATTAGAAATGCATCTAATCGATTGAGTGAAGGTTGGGCTACAGGTGTGTTTTTAGATGGAACCAGACAAGAGAATGGAAGAGTTAATGATCCTAAAGCAGGAGCTGCTCTTCTGGCCGCGAGGACAGGTTCCCCTATCCTTCCGGTGGCAATAGTTAATAGTCACAGAGCTTTCCCTAAAGGATCTGTTCTCCCTCGATTCGTATCTATTCATTTAAGGCTTGGTGAATTAATTCAACCTCCTAAAACAAAGAAAAGAGAAGATTTATCATCAACAACTAAAGAAATTCAAATATCTATAAATTCAATGTTGGATCAAGGACTAATTCAGAATATATGA
- the tsaB gene encoding tRNA (adenosine(37)-N6)-threonylcarbamoyltransferase complex dimerization subunit type 1 TsaB, which yields MALHSCSECFGIAVKDTENPEQLIKSEVFHIGRSLSNKLFSCIETIFPRKFWQQIIRISVAKGPGSFTSTRLTISMARTIAQQIDCSLDSISSFHLMAPRLYKDLAKSQILNPFWIKDILPRRGVIAGRYELVKLHKESNYYEFNEINSPQLIRNEELIKPSIKASNNVEKDIVSLINFSQYCQNLKVQSNWQKTLPIYPTSPIDNQNKNA from the coding sequence TTGGCTTTACACAGCTGCTCAGAATGTTTTGGAATTGCCGTTAAAGATACTGAAAATCCAGAACAACTAATAAAAAGCGAGGTTTTTCATATTGGTCGCTCATTATCAAACAAATTATTTAGTTGCATAGAAACAATTTTTCCTAGAAAGTTTTGGCAGCAAATTATTCGTATTTCAGTTGCAAAAGGTCCTGGGAGTTTTACCAGTACAAGATTAACTATTTCAATGGCTAGAACTATTGCTCAACAAATTGATTGTTCATTAGATTCGATTAGTTCCTTTCATTTAATGGCTCCAAGACTTTACAAGGATCTTGCTAAAAGCCAAATCTTGAATCCATTTTGGATTAAAGATATTTTACCGAGAAGAGGAGTTATAGCAGGTAGGTATGAACTAGTGAAACTCCACAAAGAGTCAAATTATTATGAATTTAATGAAATAAATTCTCCACAATTAATTAGAAATGAAGAACTTATTAAGCCTTCAATAAAAGCATCAAACAATGTAGAAAAAGATATAGTTTCACTTATAAATTTTTCTCAATATTGTCAAAATTTAAAAGTTCAATCTAATTGGCAAAAAACATTACCCATCTATCCAACTTCACCAATAGATAATCAAAATAAAAATGCGTGA
- a CDS encoding Ycf34 family protein, translating to MCICVDCAWVDRCKTYYTVEENHQVKHLSKNPDFQGTNPKIHINIFDMPDSKTGIEWDVRGCDSFKLDQGKWSRLRPGEEIPK from the coding sequence ATGTGCATCTGTGTTGATTGTGCTTGGGTAGATAGATGTAAGACCTACTACACAGTTGAAGAAAATCATCAAGTCAAACACCTCTCCAAAAACCCAGACTTTCAAGGCACTAATCCAAAAATACATATCAATATTTTTGATATGCCTGATAGCAAGACAGGCATAGAATGGGATGTAAGAGGGTGCGATAGTTTTAAACTTGACCAAGGGAAATGGAGTAGGCTTCGTCCAGGAGAAGAAATTCCAAAATAA
- a CDS encoding CCA tRNA nucleotidyltransferase — translation MISKDTLLSNDLFGDLNPKDWPISISDLPPGTALVGGSVRDGLLNRLSQKPDLDFVIPINSIEFSKNLSKKIGATFVKLDEKRDIARLIINGWTVDFARQVGRNLKEDLLRRDFRINAIALRLKEKPEIFDPTGGMEDLKNKKIVAISEKNLLDDPLRIVRGFRLMCELDFELDEQTKSFLKNNVDKLSNVAPERIKMEILKILYSKWDFSIWQTYLELKLFNKWNDGNLPFIELQRKDIYSKQPMIGSFLAKLVFLLSDEGLSKLTFSKNEIKRCKNIRFWVHKINHLGLDNLSEDDRFQLHMDLEEDLPSLILFLKDEYTGVWLKRWKDPSDPLFHPSSPLNGNLLQKVFRIPPGPFLGELIRHLSKEKAYGRIFTDNDALEVARKWKLENSPFL, via the coding sequence TTGATAAGTAAGGACACACTACTATCAAATGATCTTTTTGGAGATTTAAACCCAAAAGATTGGCCAATTTCAATTAGTGATTTGCCGCCTGGAACTGCCTTGGTGGGAGGTTCTGTGAGAGATGGATTATTGAACAGATTGAGTCAAAAACCTGATTTGGATTTTGTAATACCAATAAATTCTATTGAGTTCAGCAAAAATTTATCTAAAAAGATAGGTGCTACTTTTGTAAAGCTAGATGAAAAAAGAGATATCGCTCGATTAATTATTAATGGATGGACTGTGGATTTTGCTAGACAAGTTGGACGAAATCTAAAAGAAGATTTATTAAGACGAGATTTTCGAATAAACGCAATTGCTCTAAGGCTAAAAGAAAAGCCAGAGATTTTTGATCCGACTGGGGGAATGGAAGATTTGAAAAATAAAAAAATTGTTGCAATAAGTGAAAAGAACTTACTTGATGACCCTTTGAGAATAGTTAGAGGTTTTCGATTAATGTGTGAATTGGACTTTGAGTTGGATGAACAAACTAAAAGTTTCCTCAAAAATAATGTAGATAAATTAAGTAATGTTGCACCTGAAAGGATAAAAATGGAGATCTTAAAAATACTTTATTCAAAATGGGATTTTTCAATTTGGCAAACATATTTAGAACTTAAACTATTTAACAAATGGAATGATGGTAATCTTCCATTTATTGAGCTGCAAAGAAAAGATATTTATTCAAAGCAGCCAATGATAGGAAGCTTTTTAGCGAAATTAGTGTTTCTACTTAGTGATGAAGGCTTGTCAAAGTTGACGTTTAGTAAAAATGAAATCAAAAGATGCAAAAACATTAGGTTTTGGGTTCATAAAATAAATCATTTAGGTTTAGATAATCTTTCCGAGGATGACAGATTTCAACTTCACATGGATTTAGAGGAAGATTTGCCATCTTTAATTCTTTTCTTGAAAGATGAATACACAGGTGTCTGGCTAAAGCGCTGGAAAGACCCTTCTGACCCTCTCTTTCACCCTTCATCACCTTTGAACGGTAATTTGCTTCAGAAGGTTTTTAGGATCCCTCCAGGCCCTTTTTTGGGAGAGCTTATAAGGCATCTTTCAAAGGAAAAAGCTTATGGAAGAATTTTTACAGATAACGATGCTTTGGAGGTCGCTCGTAAATGGAAGCTAGAGAATTCACCCTTTTTGTGA
- a CDS encoding RNA recognition motif domain-containing protein, with protein MSVRLYIGNLPQNVNVKELEALLVSIGDGIKFKAVFDRDTKACRGFGFANIKDENVANELIEKLNGHEFNGNKLRVERSERKDSNSGNSRRGASANNGNKGSNRKDVKKVVHSDAPIKEAPDPRWAGELSKLKDLLANQKTPV; from the coding sequence ATGAGTGTTCGCCTTTACATCGGTAATTTGCCGCAGAATGTCAATGTTAAAGAACTTGAAGCTCTCCTAGTATCCATAGGAGATGGCATCAAATTTAAAGCTGTTTTCGATAGAGATACCAAGGCTTGCAGGGGGTTTGGTTTCGCTAATATCAAAGACGAGAATGTTGCGAATGAGCTTATTGAAAAATTAAATGGCCATGAATTTAATGGCAATAAATTGAGGGTTGAACGTTCTGAACGTAAAGATTCAAATTCCGGTAATTCAAGAAGAGGCGCAAGTGCTAACAATGGAAATAAAGGTTCTAATCGTAAAGATGTTAAGAAAGTTGTACATAGTGATGCACCAATTAAAGAAGCTCCAGATCCAAGATGGGCTGGAGAACTGTCAAAATTAAAGGATCTTTTAGCTAATCAAAAAACACCTGTATAA
- a CDS encoding phytoene synthase: MAQPSLNLEDAYEACRKETAQWAKTFYLGTMLLPPAKRRAIWAIYVWCRRTDELMDSAEAQKKSKNELSDRLNKWENKTKNIFAGNTEDDLDAVLADTLQKFPQSIQPYIDMIEGQRMDLDKTRYKTFEELELYCYRVAGTVGLMTQGVIGIDSAYTANSNLPSPDTSKAAIALGIANQLTNILRDVGEDRERGRIYLPLEDLEKFNYSEEDLMNGKINENWKALMSFQLSRARDWFLRSEEGIKWLSIDARWPIWTSLRLYSGILNSIEKLDYDVFNNRAYVKGWVKAVNLPISYLITINDEKYKLRTLIN; this comes from the coding sequence TTGGCGCAGCCTTCTTTGAATCTAGAGGATGCCTACGAGGCTTGCAGAAAAGAAACTGCACAATGGGCCAAGACCTTTTACCTTGGCACTATGTTGCTGCCCCCTGCTAAACGAAGAGCAATCTGGGCCATTTATGTATGGTGCCGCAGAACAGATGAGCTGATGGACAGTGCTGAAGCTCAAAAAAAATCTAAAAATGAGTTATCAGATCGACTGAATAAATGGGAAAACAAAACAAAAAATATTTTTGCTGGTAACACTGAAGATGATCTTGATGCAGTCTTAGCCGATACTCTTCAAAAATTCCCTCAATCTATTCAACCTTATATAGACATGATTGAAGGCCAAAGAATGGATTTGGATAAAACGAGATATAAAACCTTTGAAGAACTCGAACTCTACTGTTATCGAGTCGCTGGAACGGTTGGATTGATGACGCAAGGTGTAATAGGAATAGATTCTGCTTATACTGCCAATTCAAATTTGCCATCTCCTGACACATCAAAAGCTGCTATTGCTCTAGGAATTGCGAATCAATTAACTAATATTCTTAGAGATGTTGGAGAAGATAGAGAGAGAGGAAGAATTTATTTGCCATTGGAAGATTTGGAAAAATTTAATTACTCCGAAGAAGATCTAATGAATGGAAAAATCAATGAAAACTGGAAGGCTTTAATGTCTTTTCAATTATCTAGAGCAAGAGATTGGTTCCTTAGATCTGAAGAAGGCATCAAATGGCTCTCGATAGATGCAAGGTGGCCGATATGGACCTCACTCAGGCTGTATAGCGGCATACTCAATTCAATTGAAAAACTCGATTATGACGTCTTTAATAATCGAGCTTACGTAAAAGGATGGGTAAAAGCTGTAAATCTACCAATCTCTTATCTAATAACTATCAACGATGAAAAATATAAACTTCGAACATTAATTAACTGA
- the pds gene encoding 15-cis-phytoene desaturase — protein sequence MRVAIAGAGLAGLSCAKYLADAGHTPFVYEARNVLGGKVAAWKDEDGDWYETGLHIFFGAYPNMLQLFKELDIEDRLQWKSHSMIFNQPEEPGTYSRFDFPDLPAPINGVAAILSNNDMLSWPEKISFGIGLIPAMLRGQNYVEDCDKYSWTEWLKNQNIPERVNDEVFIAMSKALNFIGPDEISSTVLLTALNRFLQEKNGSKMAFLDGAPPERLCQPIVDHIRSLGGDVFLNSPLKKINLKEDGSVDNFLIGSAKESHGKEIEADAYVSAMPVDIFKTILPNEWASKDIFRKLEGLKGVPVINIHLWFDRKLTNIDHLLFSRSPLLSVYADMSITCKEYEDPNRSMLELVFAPAKDWIGRKDEEIIDATMQELTKLFPMHFSGENQANLRKYKVIKTPKSVYKAVPGCQDLRPDQKTPISNFFLTGDYTMQKYLASMEGAVLSGKLCAEKIQISTDIGAS from the coding sequence ATGCGCGTAGCTATCGCTGGAGCCGGATTGGCAGGACTCTCATGTGCAAAATACTTAGCCGATGCAGGTCATACGCCATTTGTTTATGAGGCAAGAAATGTACTAGGTGGAAAAGTTGCTGCTTGGAAAGATGAGGATGGAGACTGGTATGAAACTGGATTACATATATTTTTTGGAGCATATCCAAACATGCTTCAGCTTTTTAAAGAGCTAGATATTGAAGATCGTCTTCAATGGAAAAGTCATTCCATGATTTTCAACCAACCAGAAGAACCTGGCACATATAGCCGTTTCGATTTCCCTGATCTTCCTGCTCCAATAAATGGAGTGGCGGCAATTTTAAGCAACAATGACATGCTTAGCTGGCCAGAAAAAATTTCGTTCGGTATAGGACTAATACCAGCTATGTTGCGCGGCCAAAATTATGTAGAAGATTGTGATAAGTATTCGTGGACCGAATGGCTAAAAAATCAAAATATACCCGAAAGAGTAAATGATGAAGTTTTTATCGCAATGAGTAAAGCACTCAATTTCATAGGTCCTGATGAAATATCCTCAACAGTATTGCTAACTGCATTAAACCGCTTCTTACAAGAAAAAAACGGATCAAAAATGGCATTCCTAGATGGAGCGCCACCAGAAAGACTCTGTCAACCAATTGTTGATCACATTAGGTCTTTGGGAGGAGATGTATTTTTAAATAGCCCACTTAAAAAAATAAATTTAAAAGAAGATGGCTCTGTTGACAATTTCTTGATAGGTAGTGCCAAAGAATCTCATGGTAAAGAAATTGAGGCGGACGCATATGTCAGCGCCATGCCCGTAGATATCTTTAAAACAATTTTGCCTAATGAATGGGCCTCTAAAGATATTTTCAGAAAACTTGAAGGTCTGAAAGGAGTTCCAGTAATTAATATTCATCTTTGGTTTGATCGAAAACTTACAAATATCGATCACCTGTTATTCAGTAGATCCCCTCTTTTGAGTGTTTATGCAGACATGAGCATAACTTGTAAAGAATATGAAGATCCAAATCGATCGATGCTTGAATTAGTTTTTGCTCCTGCAAAAGACTGGATTGGTAGGAAAGATGAGGAAATAATTGATGCAACAATGCAAGAATTGACTAAACTTTTTCCGATGCATTTCTCAGGGGAAAATCAAGCAAACTTGCGAAAATATAAAGTAATAAAAACCCCAAAATCAGTCTATAAAGCTGTTCCTGGATGCCAAGACTTAAGGCCAGATCAGAAGACTCCAATAAGCAACTTTTTCTTGACTGGTGATTACACAATGCAAAAATACCTCGCATCCATGGAAGGTGCGGTGTTAAGTGGAAAACTATGTGCAGAAAAAATCCAAATCTCGACTGACATAGGTGCTTCTTAG
- a CDS encoding NAD(P)H-quinone oxidoreductase subunit M, with protein MSDTILKCTTRHVRIFTAVLENNDLILDNGHLTLDIDPDNEFLWSDQSLNKVQDYFRELVDSQADNELSDYSLRKIGSLLEDFIRKLLKDGELSYNPNSRVMNYSMGLPRTKELL; from the coding sequence ATGAGCGATACCATTCTTAAATGCACAACTAGACACGTAAGAATATTTACTGCAGTACTAGAAAATAATGATTTAATTTTAGATAATGGACATTTGACGTTAGATATCGATCCAGATAATGAGTTTCTTTGGAGCGATCAATCTTTAAACAAGGTGCAAGATTATTTTCGTGAATTAGTGGACTCTCAAGCCGATAATGAATTGAGCGATTACAGCTTGAGAAAAATAGGATCTTTGTTGGAAGATTTTATTCGAAAGTTGCTGAAAGACGGAGAACTCAGTTATAACCCAAATAGCAGGGTAATGAACTATTCCATGGGATTACCTCGAACTAAAGAATTGTTATGA
- a CDS encoding DUF3172 domain-containing protein: MNQGPYNRRPSSRRRSDLARRQEGNRFNSRKDPNVRDRDQYEPRGSRFKSSGPSDGGGGIKINSNSIAILAGVLVVGVGIGSLITSTTSGGQGNIASQQQLDMAVPDPDFCRQYGASAFVIDVEMYTTLNPSTSFVTQPALQPGCVIRRENWTVLQKQGAINNEDVRECKQRMNTFAYIGSIRDQPIVRCVYQADVNENKFIIKGAEEDAVGINKEAIQF; encoded by the coding sequence ATGAATCAAGGTCCTTATAATCGTCGACCATCATCTCGTAGAAGATCAGATCTTGCGAGAAGACAAGAAGGTAATAGATTTAATTCTAGAAAAGATCCAAATGTTAGAGATAGAGATCAATATGAGCCAAGAGGAAGTCGATTTAAATCGTCAGGTCCCTCTGATGGAGGAGGTGGCATAAAAATCAACTCTAATTCAATCGCTATTTTGGCTGGGGTATTGGTTGTTGGTGTGGGTATAGGTAGCCTTATCACAAGCACAACTTCAGGCGGACAAGGAAATATTGCAAGTCAGCAACAGTTGGATATGGCAGTTCCAGACCCTGATTTTTGTAGGCAATACGGTGCAAGTGCCTTTGTTATTGACGTAGAAATGTATACGACTTTAAATCCCTCTACAAGCTTTGTTACACAACCCGCGCTTCAACCAGGTTGTGTAATTAGAAGAGAGAATTGGACTGTTTTGCAAAAACAAGGAGCTATAAACAATGAAGATGTAAGAGAGTGCAAACAGAGGATGAATACATTTGCTTATATAGGTTCGATTAGGGATCAGCCAATTGTCCGTTGCGTTTATCAGGCAGATGTTAACGAAAATAAATTTATAATTAAAGGCGCTGAAGAAGATGCTGTTGGAATAAATAAAGAAGCTATACAGTTCTAG
- a CDS encoding LysR family transcriptional regulator yields MAEIPFTLDQLRILKAIVDEGSFKKAADSLFVTQPAVSLQVQNLEKQLEIAIFDRGGRKAQLTEAGKLLLNYCEKILGECQETCKAIEDLNNLKGGSIIIGASQTTGTYLMPRMIGLFRQKYPEVSVQLQIHSTRRTGWSVANGQIDIAIIGGQLPIELNESLKVIPFATDELALVLPINHPLAKSKELTKEDLYSLRFITLDNQSTTRKVLDQLLSSSGLDVQRLHIEMELNSLEAIKNAVQSELGAAFLPVVSIERELSGGTIHRPFVADLEVKRELKVITNPGRYSSRAAEAFTQDVLPLFASSFSPLFHPQN; encoded by the coding sequence ATGGCCGAGATCCCATTCACACTTGATCAACTAAGAATCCTCAAAGCGATTGTTGATGAGGGAAGCTTTAAAAAAGCTGCTGATAGTCTTTTTGTTACTCAACCGGCTGTTAGTTTACAAGTGCAAAATCTAGAAAAACAATTGGAAATTGCCATATTTGATAGAGGTGGCAGAAAAGCTCAACTAACTGAAGCAGGAAAGCTTCTTTTAAATTACTGCGAAAAAATCTTAGGGGAGTGCCAAGAGACTTGCAAAGCAATTGAAGATTTAAATAATCTCAAAGGGGGATCCATCATTATTGGAGCCAGTCAAACTACTGGTACCTACTTGATGCCTAGAATGATTGGGCTTTTCAGACAAAAGTATCCAGAAGTTTCAGTTCAACTTCAAATCCATAGCACTAGAAGAACAGGATGGAGTGTTGCAAATGGTCAGATAGATATTGCTATTATCGGAGGCCAACTTCCAATAGAATTAAATGAATCATTAAAAGTAATTCCTTTCGCAACTGATGAGTTAGCTCTTGTTTTGCCTATTAATCATCCATTAGCGAAGTCAAAAGAACTCACAAAAGAAGATTTATATAGTCTGAGGTTTATCACCTTGGACAATCAATCAACGACAAGAAAAGTCTTAGACCAACTTCTTTCTTCTTCAGGGTTAGACGTCCAAAGATTACATATAGAAATGGAATTAAATTCTCTAGAAGCTATAAAAAATGCTGTCCAATCTGAACTAGGAGCTGCTTTTCTCCCTGTAGTCTCAATTGAAAGAGAGCTATCAGGAGGAACAATTCACAGACCATTTGTTGCTGATTTAGAAGTCAAAAGAGAACTAAAAGTAATTACTAATCCTGGCAGATATTCATCAAGAGCTGCTGAAGCATTCACACAAGATGTCTTACCTTTATTTGCAAGTTCATTTTCGCCTCTCTTTCATCCACAAAACTAG
- a CDS encoding NnrU family protein, which yields MSFSDTHSSSLTMILLLFCFAVIHSGGAALRVKAERLIGARAWRLIFAFASIPSAVVLVGYFISHRYDGVRFWNFQGVSELIPVIWIMSAISFLFLYPATYNLLEIPAVLKPKVRIYASGIIRVTRHPQAIGQILWCFAHLLWIGTSFTLVTCLGLIAHHLFAIWHGDRRLALKFGEEFEEVKKRTSVFPFLAVLDGRQKLQIKEFLRPSQMGILIAVFFFWWSHKFISVGAQRFLSFDLTELLARIA from the coding sequence ATGTCATTTTCAGATACTCATAGTTCCAGTTTAACGATGATATTACTTTTATTTTGTTTTGCAGTTATTCATAGTGGCGGAGCGGCTTTACGGGTGAAGGCTGAAAGGTTAATTGGAGCTAGAGCTTGGAGATTGATTTTTGCTTTTGCAAGTATTCCCTCAGCCGTTGTTTTAGTTGGTTACTTTATTTCTCATCGTTACGATGGAGTTAGATTTTGGAATTTTCAAGGTGTTAGCGAACTAATTCCAGTGATTTGGATTATGAGTGCAATAAGTTTTCTTTTCTTGTACCCAGCTACTTATAACCTTTTAGAAATTCCTGCTGTCCTAAAGCCCAAAGTTAGAATTTATGCTTCAGGGATTATTAGAGTCACACGCCATCCCCAGGCAATTGGTCAGATTCTCTGGTGTTTTGCACATTTACTTTGGATAGGTACAAGTTTTACTCTGGTGACTTGCTTGGGACTAATAGCGCATCATTTGTTTGCAATCTGGCATGGTGATAGACGACTTGCTCTCAAATTTGGAGAAGAATTTGAGGAAGTTAAGAAAAGAACATCGGTCTTTCCATTTTTAGCTGTGTTGGATGGACGACAAAAATTACAAATAAAAGAATTTCTTAGGCCCTCTCAAATGGGTATTCTCATTGCAGTGTTTTTTTTCTGGTGGTCTCATAAATTTATTTCTGTTGGAGCTCAGAGATTTCTCTCTTTTGATTTAACTGAATTACTAGCAAGAATTGCCTAA
- a CDS encoding NAD(P)H-quinone oxidoreductase subunit 5, with the protein MHSAADFAWLIPLLPLCGAVLIGLGLISFNDLFNRSRKPVAITLLTSVGASAFISYAVLAEQLSGKPPVEHLFIWASAGSFELPMGYVIDPLAAVMLALVTSIAFLVMIYSHGYMAHDPGYVRFFTYLALFSSSMLGLIVSPNLLEIYVFWELVGMCSYLLVGFWYDRDGAAHAAQKAFIVNRVGDFGLLLGILGLFWATGSFDFHGIADGLSEAVSSGTVPIWAALILCILVFMGPMAKSAQFPLHVWLPDAMEGPTPISALIHAATMVAAGVFLVARLDPLFSQFPFVGLFIAIIGTVTCFLGASIALTQMDLKKGLAYSTVSQLGYMMLAMGCGAPVAGMFHLVTHACFKAMLFLGSGSVIHAMEEVVGHEPILAQDMRLMGGLRKKMPITAITFFIGCIAISGIPPLAGFWSKDEILGQAFNSFPILWFIGFLTAGMTAFYMFRLYFLTFEGDFRGENKEMQLSLLALAGKEKDEEHEEHEVGKIHESAWPMTFPLAVLAIPSVLIGFLGVPWNSIFANLLDPIEAIEAAEKFSWGEFLPLATASVAISSAGILLAVLTYYLKRVDLGVSLSKKYPQINSFLQNKWYLDDINEKIFVKGSRKLAREVLEVDAKVVDGVVNLTGLLTLGSGEGLKYFETGRAQFYALIVFGGVIALVALFGVVGA; encoded by the coding sequence ATGCATTCGGCTGCAGATTTTGCTTGGTTAATTCCTCTTCTTCCTCTTTGCGGGGCAGTTTTGATTGGTTTGGGATTAATTAGTTTTAACGATCTTTTTAATCGGTCAAGGAAACCCGTTGCAATAACCCTTTTAACCTCTGTTGGCGCTTCTGCATTTATTAGCTATGCAGTTTTGGCTGAGCAACTCTCAGGCAAGCCTCCAGTTGAACACTTATTTATATGGGCAAGTGCAGGGTCTTTTGAGTTGCCAATGGGATATGTGATTGACCCTCTGGCGGCAGTAATGCTCGCTCTCGTAACTTCAATTGCCTTCTTGGTCATGATTTATTCCCATGGTTATATGGCTCATGATCCTGGGTATGTTCGTTTTTTTACTTATTTAGCCTTATTCAGCAGTTCAATGCTTGGGCTAATTGTTAGTCCCAATTTGCTTGAAATATATGTTTTTTGGGAATTGGTTGGGATGTGTTCATATTTACTCGTTGGCTTTTGGTATGACAGAGATGGTGCAGCACATGCAGCTCAAAAGGCTTTTATCGTTAATAGAGTGGGGGATTTTGGGTTATTGCTTGGTATTTTGGGTCTTTTTTGGGCAACAGGTAGTTTTGATTTTCATGGAATCGCTGATGGTTTATCAGAGGCAGTTAGTTCTGGGACAGTACCGATTTGGGCAGCTTTGATTCTTTGTATCCTTGTTTTCATGGGACCTATGGCAAAGTCCGCACAATTTCCTTTACATGTTTGGTTGCCTGATGCAATGGAAGGTCCGACTCCCATATCTGCCCTTATTCATGCAGCAACAATGGTTGCGGCGGGAGTTTTTTTAGTAGCAAGGCTTGATCCTCTTTTTAGCCAGTTCCCTTTTGTCGGATTATTCATTGCAATTATTGGAACAGTAACTTGTTTCCTAGGTGCATCGATAGCTTTGACACAAATGGATTTGAAAAAAGGATTGGCCTACAGCACAGTCTCTCAACTTGGATACATGATGCTTGCAATGGGATGTGGAGCACCAGTTGCAGGAATGTTCCATCTTGTTACTCATGCTTGTTTTAAGGCTATGTTATTCCTGGGCTCAGGTTCAGTTATTCATGCTATGGAGGAGGTGGTTGGCCATGAACCAATTCTTGCTCAAGACATGCGATTAATGGGGGGGCTTCGTAAAAAAATGCCAATCACAGCAATAACTTTTTTCATTGGCTGTATTGCTATCAGTGGCATCCCACCTCTCGCAGGTTTTTGGAGTAAAGATGAAATTCTCGGTCAAGCCTTTAATAGTTTCCCAATACTTTGGTTTATAGGTTTTTTAACCGCAGGAATGACAGCTTTTTACATGTTTAGGCTTTATTTTCTAACTTTTGAGGGAGACTTCCGAGGCGAAAATAAAGAGATGCAGCTTTCTTTACTTGCTTTAGCAGGTAAAGAAAAAGATGAAGAGCATGAAGAGCATGAAGTTGGAAAGATACATGAATCGGCATGGCCCATGACATTTCCCTTAGCAGTTTTGGCAATTCCTTCTGTTTTGATTGGATTTCTAGGAGTTCCTTGGAACAGCATTTTTGCAAACTTGTTAGACCCCATTGAGGCTATTGAGGCTGCAGAAAAGTTTAGCTGGGGGGAATTTCTTCCACTTGCAACTGCTTCAGTAGCTATTTCATCTGCAGGAATATTATTAGCGGTCTTAACTTATTATTTAAAAAGAGTGGATCTAGGCGTTTCTCTATCCAAGAAGTACCCTCAAATTAATTCATTCCTTCAGAACAAATGGTACCTTGATGACATTAATGAGAAAATTTTTGTCAAAGGTAGTAGAAAGCTCGCAAGAGAAGTACTAGAAGTTGATGCAAAAGTAGTTGATGGAGTTGTAAATCTTACTGGATTATTGACTCTTGGTAGTGGAGAAGGACTCAAATATTTTGAGACAGGAAGAGCTCAGTTTTACGCATTAATTGTTTTTGGTGGAGTTATTGCTTTAGTTGCACTTTTTGGAGTAGTAGGGGCATGA